A single region of the Pseudoxanthobacter soli DSM 19599 genome encodes:
- a CDS encoding MinD/ParA family ATP-binding protein, producing the protein MTKLVCVHSYRGGTGKSNIVANLAVLLAQRGRRVGIIDTDIRSPGIHALFGLERAEIHASLNDYLWGKCLIEQAALDVTPSVASPGPGGAVFLVPCSMRAGEIARILKEGYAVERLNDGMQILSEALDLDILLIDTHPGVNEETLLSIAISDSVLFVLRPDHQDYQGTAVTLELAHRLEVSQLLLVVNKVLETTDQDGLAEKIVTAFQTPVAAVLPLTEDLVRLGSGGVLASLRPEADYVRRLHAVVGLIDDAAARPNAVT; encoded by the coding sequence GTGACGAAACTCGTCTGCGTGCATTCCTATCGGGGCGGAACGGGCAAGTCGAACATCGTCGCCAACCTCGCCGTGCTGCTGGCGCAGCGCGGGCGCCGGGTCGGCATCATCGACACCGACATCCGCTCGCCCGGCATCCATGCGCTGTTCGGCCTCGAACGCGCCGAGATCCACGCCAGCCTGAACGACTATCTCTGGGGCAAGTGCCTGATCGAACAGGCCGCGCTCGACGTGACGCCGAGCGTCGCCTCGCCCGGGCCGGGCGGCGCGGTGTTCCTGGTGCCGTGCAGCATGCGCGCAGGCGAGATCGCCCGCATCCTCAAGGAAGGCTACGCGGTCGAGCGCCTCAATGACGGCATGCAGATCCTGTCGGAGGCGCTCGATCTCGACATCCTGCTGATCGACACCCATCCGGGCGTCAACGAGGAGACGCTGCTGTCGATCGCGATTTCGGACAGCGTGCTGTTCGTCCTGCGCCCGGACCATCAGGACTATCAGGGCACGGCCGTGACGCTCGAACTCGCCCACCGGCTGGAGGTGTCGCAGCTCCTCCTCGTCGTCAACAAGGTGCTGGAGACGACGGACCAGGACGGCCTCGCGGAGAAGATCGTCACGGCGTTCCAGACCCCCGTCGCGGCGGTGCTGCCGCTGACGGAGGATCTGGTGCGGCTCGGCAGCGGCGGCGTGCTCGCCTCGCTCAGGCCGGAAGCAGACTATGTCCGCCGGCTGCACGCCGTCGTCGGACTGATCGACGACGCCGCCGCGCGCCCGAACGCCGTGACCTGA
- a CDS encoding NAD(P)-binding domain-containing protein, whose translation MLRLGFVGTGALAEAVVQGLQATRGADIAVAVTPRSKARADALAAAYPNVSVAETAAVVAGSDVVFLAVRPPQLDEALAGISFRPDQVVVSFLAGVPLERVRAKVAPAARVVRVNPLPPISLRKGPVMMVPPDPLVEELFAPLGDLIVSDREADLVAIANGSAVMSSHYQLQNTVVAWLEQRGMSPDRATLYVRSLFAGLAEIGLKSYRDGEPLDPAHHETKGGLNERARAHLNEVGWFDEIGRALDIVERHVLTKAKPAE comes from the coding sequence ATGCTTCGACTTGGTTTCGTCGGCACCGGTGCCTTGGCCGAGGCGGTGGTGCAGGGCCTTCAGGCGACCCGTGGCGCCGACATCGCCGTCGCCGTGACGCCGCGCTCGAAGGCGCGCGCCGACGCGCTCGCCGCCGCCTATCCGAACGTGAGCGTGGCCGAGACCGCCGCGGTCGTCGCCGGCAGCGACGTGGTGTTTCTCGCGGTGCGGCCGCCGCAGCTCGACGAGGCGCTGGCCGGCATTTCCTTCCGTCCCGATCAGGTGGTGGTGAGCTTCCTCGCGGGCGTCCCGCTGGAAAGGGTGCGGGCGAAGGTCGCCCCTGCCGCGCGCGTCGTGCGCGTCAATCCGCTGCCGCCGATCAGCCTGCGCAAGGGCCCGGTGATGATGGTGCCGCCCGATCCGCTGGTCGAGGAGCTGTTCGCGCCGCTCGGCGATCTCATCGTGTCCGACCGCGAGGCGGATCTGGTGGCGATCGCCAACGGCAGCGCGGTGATGTCCAGCCACTACCAGCTTCAAAACACCGTCGTCGCCTGGCTGGAACAGCGCGGCATGTCGCCGGACCGGGCGACGCTCTATGTGCGCTCGCTGTTCGCCGGCCTCGCCGAGATCGGGCTCAAGTCCTACCGCGACGGCGAGCCGCTCGATCCCGCCCATCACGAAACGAAGGGCGGCCTCAACGAGCGCGCCCGGGCGCACCTGAACGAGGTCGGCTGGTTCGACGAGATCGGGCGCGCGCTCGACATCGTCGAGCGTCACGTGCTCACCAAGGCCAAACCGGCCGAGTAG
- the gcvA gene encoding transcriptional regulator GcvA, translated as MTDRVNPASDALGGKLLGGKLVAGDERSEAGEPRAGKRMHRLPPLNLFRVFDAAARHGSFTTAADELCVTQSAVSQQIRQLEDLLDVRLFRRLPRRVELTREGNSLASAVSESLSLLARACDRIADPKAPAVLCVNALPSIASRWLVPRLKRFMQLNPQVKVTLLASSDPVDFDRQDIDVAIRWGRGPWPDVHAEPLGRDRFFPVCSPTLLREGPAILRPHDLSRHTLLQAANSSLWAAWFSAAGVGSISFEETLFFNDAGVMLDAAVQGQGIALASHLLVEHDLKTGRLVRPFEAAISTEDGFHVLTSPAFSEKPVVAEFRRWIRQEAAMAF; from the coding sequence ATGACGGACCGGGTCAATCCCGCTTCGGACGCACTTGGGGGCAAGCTGCTCGGGGGCAAGCTGGTCGCCGGTGACGAACGCAGCGAAGCGGGCGAACCGCGCGCCGGCAAGCGCATGCACCGGTTGCCGCCCCTGAACCTGTTCCGGGTGTTCGACGCCGCCGCACGGCACGGGAGCTTCACCACGGCCGCGGACGAACTCTGCGTCACCCAGTCGGCCGTCAGCCAGCAGATCCGCCAGTTGGAGGACCTGCTCGACGTCCGCCTGTTCCGTCGCCTGCCGCGCCGGGTCGAACTGACCCGGGAGGGAAATTCGCTCGCGAGCGCCGTCAGCGAGTCGCTCAGTCTGCTCGCGCGTGCCTGCGACCGTATCGCCGATCCCAAGGCCCCCGCCGTGCTCTGCGTCAACGCGCTGCCGTCGATCGCCTCGCGCTGGCTGGTGCCGCGCCTGAAGCGGTTCATGCAGCTCAACCCGCAGGTCAAGGTCACGCTGCTCGCTTCCAGCGATCCGGTGGACTTCGACCGGCAGGACATCGACGTCGCCATTCGCTGGGGTCGCGGGCCGTGGCCGGACGTTCATGCGGAACCGCTCGGGCGCGACCGCTTCTTTCCGGTGTGCAGTCCGACGCTGCTGCGCGAAGGCCCGGCCATCCTGCGGCCCCACGATCTCAGCCGGCACACGCTGCTGCAGGCGGCCAATTCCAGCCTGTGGGCGGCCTGGTTCAGCGCCGCCGGCGTCGGTTCGATCTCGTTCGAGGAAACCCTGTTCTTCAACGACGCCGGGGTGATGCTCGACGCCGCCGTGCAGGGCCAGGGCATCGCGCTCGCCAGCCACCTGCTCGTCGAGCACGATCTCAAGACCGGCCGCCTCGTCCGACCGTTCGAGGCGGCGATCTCGACCGAGGACGGGTTCCACGTCCTGACGAGCCCGGCCTTTTCTGAGAAGCCGGTGGTGGCGGAATTCCGCCGCTGGATCCGTCAGGAGGCGGCGATGGCTTTCTAG
- a CDS encoding LLM class flavin-dependent oxidoreductase — MVKLGLFSLMGLYDRNTSPASVLRTTVDTVRMAEDMGFDVAWFAEHNFTNHSICPSSLLMVAHCAAETSRIRLGPAVLALPFYEPLRIVQEAAFADLLTRGRLVLGLGTGYQPYEFDRFRVDPNYRHQKMMEAWDIIEQGLTSGVIEYRGTMFDIPRTELSMRPFGLAMPEVFVASSHPELVARMARHGHTPFMSFGHRGLNAATAFRDVIVERWAAAGGNPATMPLAVQRYVYVTDDENDARHAAACVRDLARAAVPLATAALPKKDGPFLRLMPLNDEPPLDDFLENAVIGPAEYCAEKLYEEIVALKPTHLSCFMGFAGIGRRETLASMERFGCDVIPRLEGLVELRDVDMQDAA, encoded by the coding sequence ATGGTCAAGTTGGGCTTGTTCAGCCTCATGGGTCTCTATGACCGCAACACGTCGCCGGCGTCCGTGCTGCGCACGACGGTCGACACCGTGCGGATGGCCGAGGACATGGGGTTCGACGTCGCGTGGTTCGCGGAGCATAACTTCACCAACCATTCGATCTGCCCGTCATCGCTTCTCATGGTGGCGCATTGCGCCGCCGAGACCTCGCGCATCCGTCTTGGCCCGGCCGTGCTCGCCCTGCCGTTCTACGAGCCGCTGCGGATCGTGCAGGAAGCTGCCTTTGCCGATCTCCTCACCCGCGGGCGGCTGGTTCTCGGTCTCGGCACCGGCTACCAGCCCTATGAGTTCGACCGCTTCCGGGTCGATCCGAACTATCGCCACCAGAAGATGATGGAGGCGTGGGACATCATCGAGCAGGGCCTGACGAGCGGCGTGATCGAATATCGCGGCACGATGTTCGACATTCCCCGCACCGAGCTGTCGATGCGCCCGTTCGGCCTGGCGATGCCGGAGGTGTTCGTCGCCTCCAGCCATCCCGAGCTGGTGGCGCGCATGGCCCGTCACGGCCACACCCCGTTCATGAGCTTCGGTCATCGCGGTCTCAATGCCGCCACCGCCTTCCGCGACGTGATCGTGGAGCGCTGGGCCGCCGCCGGCGGCAATCCGGCGACGATGCCGCTTGCCGTGCAGCGCTATGTCTATGTGACCGACGACGAGAACGATGCGCGCCATGCCGCGGCCTGCGTGCGCGATCTCGCCCGCGCCGCCGTGCCGCTCGCCACCGCGGCGCTGCCGAAAAAGGACGGCCCGTTCCTGCGGCTGATGCCGCTGAACGACGAGCCGCCGCTCGACGACTTCCTCGAAAACGCCGTCATCGGGCCGGCGGAATATTGCGCCGAGAAGCTCTACGAAGAGATCGTGGCGCTGAAGCCGACGCATCTGTCGTGCTTCATGGGCTTTGCCGGCATCGGCCGGCGTGAGACGCTGGCCTCCATGGAGCGCTTCGGCTGCGATGTCATTCCGCGGCTCGAAGGGCTGGTCGAGCTGCGGGACGTGGATATGCAGGACGCGGCCTGA
- a CDS encoding SDR family NAD(P)-dependent oxidoreductase: MKGQTVIVTGGASGLGKAVCQGVAAEGATAVVLDLNAETAGAVVDEIAAAGGSAFAVIGDITTRDSAAALFAEAAGKAGRIHGLVNCAGVYPRKPILEITDADWDFSFSVNVKGLYHVSVAAIEHMKAAGGGRIVNVASIDAFKAHPKNMHYAAMKAAVVSLTKSLGIAFCADGILINGVGPAAIATEKAKAAGFLPELIAQAPIGRVAEPADIADVILFLLSEKNRYMVGETVAVSGGYFIP; this comes from the coding sequence ATGAAGGGCCAGACCGTTATCGTAACCGGCGGCGCTAGCGGACTCGGCAAGGCCGTGTGCCAGGGCGTCGCCGCCGAGGGCGCAACCGCCGTCGTCCTCGACCTCAACGCCGAGACCGCGGGCGCGGTCGTTGACGAGATCGCCGCCGCGGGCGGCAGCGCCTTCGCCGTGATCGGCGACATCACCACCCGCGACAGCGCGGCGGCCCTGTTCGCCGAAGCGGCCGGGAAGGCCGGGCGGATCCATGGGCTCGTCAACTGCGCCGGCGTTTATCCGCGCAAGCCCATCCTGGAAATCACCGACGCCGACTGGGACTTCAGCTTCTCCGTCAATGTGAAGGGGCTCTATCATGTCTCGGTCGCGGCCATCGAGCACATGAAGGCCGCCGGCGGCGGGCGCATTGTCAACGTCGCCTCCATCGACGCCTTCAAGGCGCACCCGAAGAACATGCACTATGCCGCGATGAAGGCGGCAGTCGTCAGCCTGACCAAGAGCCTCGGCATCGCGTTCTGCGCGGACGGCATCCTGATCAACGGCGTCGGCCCGGCCGCCATCGCGACGGAAAAGGCCAAGGCCGCGGGCTTCCTGCCGGAACTGATCGCCCAGGCGCCCATCGGCCGCGTCGCCGAGCCGGCGGACATCGCCGACGTCATCCTGTTCCTGCTGTCGGAGAAGAACCGCTACATGGTCGGCGAGACCGTCGCCGTTTCCGGCGGGTACTTCATCCCCTGA
- a CDS encoding LLM class flavin-dependent oxidoreductase — MNFGLFNLMGLRDNPGGVAGVIEDTRSMVKLAEDVGFEIAWFAEHHFTNYSVSVSPLLTAAVMAGSTSRIKLGAGVVVLPLYHPMRVAQEIAFLDQATGGRAVIGVGTGYQAYEFERYGADVAKKTEIFLEYWSIVEQLLTTGKASFKGEHITIPDSVVTVRPLQTPMPSVYCTSPHPPILKALSKWGGVPFITAGWRGSQALFGIAEAVRGAWVAAGLDGPSMPVALQQYIHVTDSRQEALEAGERARYVGRMVHGLRTSNLALDGSFVIAPPIPDEPPIETFVDNLLIGDPHHVAARLVEEIRRLNPQHYNCFFQFGDMPVARARRSLERFAAEVLPLVEREVGPLSAVGKPPAIAA; from the coding sequence ATGAATTTCGGTTTGTTCAACCTGATGGGATTGCGCGACAATCCCGGCGGCGTGGCGGGCGTGATCGAGGATACCCGCTCCATGGTGAAGCTGGCGGAGGACGTCGGCTTCGAGATCGCCTGGTTCGCCGAACACCATTTCACCAACTATTCCGTCAGTGTGTCGCCGCTGCTGACCGCGGCCGTGATGGCCGGCTCGACGAGCCGCATCAAGCTCGGCGCGGGCGTGGTGGTGCTGCCGCTCTATCACCCGATGCGCGTCGCCCAGGAGATCGCCTTCCTCGACCAGGCGACCGGCGGGCGGGCGGTGATCGGCGTCGGCACCGGCTATCAGGCCTACGAGTTCGAGCGCTACGGCGCCGACGTCGCGAAGAAGACGGAAATCTTCCTCGAATACTGGTCCATCGTCGAGCAGCTCCTGACCACCGGCAAGGCGTCGTTCAAGGGCGAGCACATCACGATCCCCGATTCCGTCGTCACGGTGCGGCCGCTCCAGACGCCGATGCCGTCGGTCTACTGCACCTCGCCCCACCCGCCGATCCTGAAGGCGCTGTCGAAGTGGGGCGGCGTGCCGTTCATCACCGCGGGCTGGCGCGGCAGCCAGGCGCTGTTCGGCATCGCCGAGGCGGTGCGCGGCGCATGGGTGGCCGCCGGGCTCGACGGGCCGTCGATGCCGGTGGCGCTGCAGCAATATATCCACGTCACCGACAGCCGGCAGGAGGCGCTGGAAGCCGGCGAGCGCGCCCGCTATGTCGGCCGCATGGTCCACGGCCTGCGCACCTCGAACCTCGCCCTCGACGGCTCGTTCGTCATCGCCCCGCCGATCCCGGACGAGCCGCCGATCGAGACCTTCGTCGACAACCTGCTGATCGGCGATCCGCACCACGTCGCCGCGCGGCTGGTGGAGGAAATCCGCCGCCTGAACCCGCAGCACTACAACTGCTTCTTCCAGTTCGGCGACATGCCGGTCGCCCGCGCCCGCCGCTCGCTGGAGCGCTTCGCCGCCGAGGTGCTGCCGCTGGTGGAGCGCGAAGTCGGCCCGCTTTCGGCCGTCGGCAAGCCGCCGGCGATCGCGGCCTAA
- a CDS encoding branched-chain amino acid ABC transporter substrate-binding protein: MRKTSACAFALAAALMASTGIAPTSVAAETVGPVTDDIGVVEVPKGQPILIGGYSSQSGGDTNQGIDELRGAEVAIGDLDGKVLGFDVKLVGEDAQCTAEGGQTAATKLAGNKQIVAVLGPSCSSGARVGAPILWNVGIPSVAFGATSPSLTAADRPDGFKGFLRVIPNDLKAGEFAAAYLYDQVGLKTAATIHDGSPYTEQLVRAFEKNFKEKGGTITASEAISPTDTDMRPVLTRIAQGKPQVIFTPVFVASVGFILRQKGEVPELKDTQILGGEGTFSANTIEAAGPSVIGYRITGPSTDLFSKQFPAFVEKFKEEYGEAPIGGFSAYGYDSALLTMKAIEKVGKTDADGNLYIGRKALFDAMMATKDLPALTGTLNCDANGDCGASAYAIWEFVNDDPSTFEPGVNPKRIYP, translated from the coding sequence ATGAGAAAGACCAGCGCCTGCGCCTTTGCGCTCGCCGCGGCCTTGATGGCCTCGACGGGAATCGCGCCGACAAGCGTCGCGGCCGAGACCGTCGGCCCCGTGACCGACGACATCGGCGTCGTCGAGGTTCCGAAGGGCCAGCCGATCCTGATCGGCGGCTATTCCTCGCAGTCGGGCGGCGATACCAACCAGGGCATCGACGAACTGCGCGGCGCCGAAGTCGCCATCGGCGACCTGGACGGCAAGGTGCTGGGCTTCGACGTGAAGCTCGTCGGCGAGGACGCCCAGTGCACCGCCGAAGGCGGCCAGACGGCGGCGACCAAGCTCGCCGGCAACAAGCAGATCGTCGCCGTGCTCGGCCCGTCCTGCTCGTCCGGCGCCCGCGTCGGCGCCCCGATCCTGTGGAATGTCGGCATCCCCAGCGTCGCGTTCGGCGCGACCTCGCCGTCGCTCACCGCCGCCGACCGGCCGGACGGTTTCAAGGGCTTCCTGCGGGTCATCCCGAACGACCTGAAGGCCGGCGAGTTCGCCGCCGCCTATCTCTACGATCAGGTCGGGCTGAAGACCGCCGCCACCATCCACGACGGCAGCCCCTACACCGAGCAGCTGGTCCGCGCCTTCGAGAAGAACTTCAAGGAGAAGGGCGGCACGATCACCGCCAGCGAGGCGATCTCGCCCACCGACACCGACATGCGCCCGGTGCTGACCCGCATCGCCCAGGGCAAGCCGCAGGTGATCTTCACGCCGGTGTTCGTGGCGAGCGTCGGCTTCATCCTGCGCCAGAAGGGCGAGGTTCCCGAGCTGAAGGACACCCAGATCCTCGGCGGCGAAGGCACCTTCAGCGCCAACACCATCGAGGCCGCCGGCCCCTCCGTGATCGGCTACCGCATCACCGGTCCCTCGACCGACCTGTTCTCCAAGCAGTTCCCGGCCTTCGTCGAGAAGTTCAAGGAGGAATATGGCGAGGCCCCGATCGGCGGCTTCAGCGCCTACGGCTATGATTCCGCGCTGCTGACGATGAAGGCCATCGAGAAGGTCGGCAAGACCGACGCCGACGGCAATCTCTATATCGGCCGCAAGGCGCTGTTCGACGCGATGATGGCGACGAAGGACCTGCCGGCGCTGACGGGCACCCTCAACTGCGACGCCAACGGCGACTGCGGCGCCTCGGCCTATGCCATCTGGGAGTTCGTCAACGACGATCCCTCGACGTTCGAGCCGGGCGTGAACCCGAAGCGGATCTATCCGTGA
- a CDS encoding branched-chain amino acid ABC transporter permease, whose amino-acid sequence MTSVTGTRAPGPLAEWLRRSTWVDHILLAIRVVVATLVIVGVVGSILADTYSAANWISFIVFGLTIGSVYALIALGYTMVYGILRMINFAHGDVMMVGSFAGLFAADALNKAGATNAVPLLALPLVLAAGMAAGGLVSMAIERVAYRPFLHVRSLAPLICAIGLTFVLQYSARGLFGTRNRAYPGFGWMEGSVTVFGTTFQITQLIAFAAAIIMLAGLLAVVRLTPLGKAMRAVAEDRDAAALVGIDVGRVIVATFAIGGAMAGVAGVLYALVFKQITVFMGFFLGVKGFAAAILGGIGNLGGAMLGGLVLGLAEALGPALLLEGFNIPAPYQLKDVIGYGMLVMILIFRPQGLLGERLSTKRA is encoded by the coding sequence GTGACGAGCGTCACCGGAACCAGGGCGCCGGGTCCACTCGCAGAGTGGCTCCGGCGCTCGACCTGGGTCGACCACATCCTGCTGGCGATCCGCGTCGTCGTCGCGACCCTGGTGATCGTCGGGGTCGTCGGCTCCATCCTCGCCGACACCTATTCGGCGGCGAACTGGATCTCGTTCATCGTGTTCGGGCTGACCATCGGCAGTGTCTATGCCCTGATCGCGCTCGGTTACACCATGGTCTACGGCATCCTGCGCATGATCAACTTCGCCCACGGCGACGTGATGATGGTGGGCTCCTTCGCCGGGCTGTTCGCGGCCGACGCCCTCAACAAGGCCGGCGCCACCAACGCGGTGCCGCTGCTGGCGCTGCCCCTGGTGCTGGCGGCGGGCATGGCCGCAGGCGGCCTCGTCTCGATGGCGATCGAGCGCGTCGCCTACCGGCCGTTCCTGCACGTGCGCTCGCTGGCGCCGCTGATCTGCGCCATCGGCCTGACCTTCGTGCTGCAATATTCCGCCCGCGGGCTGTTCGGTACCCGCAACCGCGCCTATCCCGGTTTCGGCTGGATGGAAGGCTCGGTGACGGTGTTCGGCACGACCTTCCAGATCACCCAGCTCATCGCCTTCGCCGCCGCCATCATCATGCTCGCCGGGCTGCTCGCCGTCGTCCGCCTGACCCCGCTCGGCAAGGCGATGCGCGCGGTGGCCGAGGACCGCGACGCCGCCGCCCTCGTCGGCATCGATGTCGGGCGCGTCATCGTCGCGACCTTCGCCATCGGCGGCGCGATGGCCGGCGTCGCCGGCGTGCTCTACGCGCTCGTGTTCAAGCAGATCACCGTGTTCATGGGCTTCTTCCTCGGCGTGAAGGGCTTCGCCGCGGCGATCCTCGGCGGCATCGGCAATCTCGGCGGCGCGATGCTCGGCGGCCTGGTGCTCGGCCTCGCCGAGGCGCTGGGGCCCGCGCTGCTGCTCGAAGGCTTCAACATTCCCGCGCCCTACCAGCTCAAGGACGTCATCGGCTACGGCATGCTGGTGATGATCCTCATCTTCCGCCCCCAGGGCCTGCTCGGCGAGCGGCTTTCCACCAAGAGGGCCTGA
- a CDS encoding branched-chain amino acid ABC transporter permease, protein MTFAAVTSSFRLERRRRGPLGETLRVGLFTGLAAVAFAMIGAYVIMDKRWVVEDTLTLSQLVVALIAVVGGALAAKAAATAGAPSGAHWIGAGALAGLVAGVMLAALVLLVASVNMRSILVAASPMLVRSLSFGMGLASAKALAFIAGCGAVGGALGGVLFALPERARKAVVAGFAAVLIAGLFRDVFASVLDNIPGLGSLEGDIFGFMGVNPGAAVVLFIVGAVLSLARGSVIARTSGEVGERRRRRAGIGVMIAVIVVLPLVTNAFVAQVAMLVALYILMGMGLNIELGLAGLVDLGFVAFFAVGAYTVALLCSTTPAAIAHVSFWIALPIAVVLAAVSGLIFGLPVLRVRGDYLAMATLALGEIVRVLVLSDALSPTLGGSQGIIEIARPAIGNLILKTPAELYYLALVLAGVVGLVSWRLQHSRIGRAWLAVREDEDVAQALGIDLVAVKLLAYTVGAAFAGAAGAVFAVLIGSVFPHSFQLVVSINVLAILVIGGLGSLPGVVVGAVALIGLPELLREFGEFRYLFYGLALVAMMHLKSEGLWPAHAQEDLAGEDLARDDRAERTPAPGKDALPVAEAPRGTVSLAEAANA, encoded by the coding sequence ATGACGTTCGCCGCCGTTACAAGCTCGTTCCGTCTCGAACGCCGACGCCGCGGCCCGCTGGGCGAGACGCTGCGCGTCGGCCTGTTCACCGGCCTCGCCGCCGTCGCGTTCGCCATGATCGGCGCTTACGTGATCATGGACAAGCGCTGGGTTGTGGAGGACACGCTCACGCTGTCGCAGCTGGTGGTGGCGCTGATCGCCGTGGTCGGCGGCGCGCTCGCCGCAAAGGCCGCCGCGACCGCGGGCGCGCCCTCGGGCGCACACTGGATCGGCGCCGGTGCCCTCGCCGGGCTGGTGGCGGGCGTGATGCTCGCCGCGCTGGTCCTGCTCGTCGCCAGCGTCAACATGCGCTCGATCCTCGTCGCGGCGAGCCCGATGCTGGTGCGGTCGCTGAGCTTCGGCATGGGCCTCGCCTCGGCGAAGGCGCTCGCCTTCATCGCCGGATGCGGCGCGGTCGGCGGCGCGCTGGGCGGCGTGCTGTTCGCCCTTCCCGAGCGGGCGCGGAAGGCGGTCGTCGCCGGGTTCGCGGCCGTTCTCATCGCCGGCCTGTTCCGCGACGTGTTCGCGAGCGTGCTCGACAACATTCCCGGGCTCGGCAGCCTGGAAGGCGACATCTTCGGCTTCATGGGCGTCAATCCCGGCGCGGCGGTGGTGCTGTTCATCGTCGGCGCGGTGCTGAGCCTGGCGCGCGGCAGCGTGATCGCCCGCACCAGCGGCGAAGTCGGCGAACGACGCCGCCGGCGCGCCGGCATCGGCGTGATGATCGCGGTGATCGTGGTGCTGCCGCTCGTGACGAACGCCTTCGTCGCGCAGGTGGCGATGCTCGTCGCGCTCTACATCCTGATGGGCATGGGCCTCAACATCGAACTCGGCCTCGCCGGTCTCGTGGACCTCGGCTTCGTGGCGTTCTTCGCCGTCGGCGCCTACACCGTCGCGCTGCTCTGCTCGACGACGCCCGCGGCGATCGCCCACGTCTCGTTCTGGATCGCGCTGCCGATCGCCGTGGTGCTGGCGGCCGTGTCGGGCCTGATCTTCGGACTGCCGGTGCTGCGCGTCCGGGGCGACTATCTCGCCATGGCGACGCTGGCACTCGGCGAGATCGTGCGCGTGCTCGTCCTCTCCGACGCGCTGAGCCCCACCCTCGGCGGCTCGCAGGGCATCATCGAGATCGCCCGGCCCGCCATCGGCAACCTGATCCTGAAGACGCCTGCGGAACTCTACTATCTCGCGCTCGTGCTCGCCGGCGTGGTCGGGCTCGTCTCCTGGCGGCTGCAGCATTCCCGCATCGGGCGGGCATGGCTGGCGGTGCGCGAGGACGAGGACGTCGCCCAGGCGCTCGGCATCGACCTCGTGGCGGTGAAGCTTCTGGCCTATACCGTCGGCGCCGCCTTCGCAGGCGCGGCCGGCGCGGTGTTCGCCGTGCTGATCGGCTCGGTGTTCCCGCACTCCTTCCAGCTCGTGGTCTCGATCAACGTGCTGGCGATCCTCGTGATCGGCGGCCTCGGCAGCCTGCCGGGCGTGGTGGTCGGCGCGGTGGCGCTGATCGGCCTGCCGGAGCTGCTGCGTGAGTTCGGCGAGTTCCGCTACCTGTTCTACGGCCTCGCGCTGGTGGCGATGATGCACCTTAAGTCCGAGGGTCTCTGGCCGGCGCACGCCCAGGAGGATCTCGCCGGCGAAGATCTCGCCCGCGACGACCGGGCGGAGCGCACGCCCGCCCCCGGCAAGGACGCCCTACCCGTTGCGGAAGCCCCGCGCGGCACGGTTTCCCTCGCGGAGGCGGCCAATGCCTGA
- a CDS encoding ABC transporter ATP-binding protein, giving the protein MPEIATPSDVVLDVRGLTKNFGGLAAVRAVDLSIERGSVHAIIGPNGAGKTTVFNCITAFVKPSGGTVVLDGARIDGLPAHVVAAHGIARTYQNVRLFANMTAIENVMVGLHRRLSVSFWGVVLRTPAFRHEEDAAREQSRAMLDFVGIPHRAGTLARNMPYGDQRRLEIARALVSRPTVLMLDEPAAGMNPAEGVALVHLIERIRSELGITVILIEHHMRVVMAIADRITVFDRGAVLTEGTPAEIQSDERVITAYLGRRATAADVRTVERLSEEESVA; this is encoded by the coding sequence ATGCCTGAGATCGCAACCCCATCCGACGTCGTGCTCGACGTCCGCGGCCTCACCAAGAACTTCGGCGGCCTCGCCGCGGTGCGCGCCGTCGACCTCTCGATCGAACGCGGCAGCGTCCACGCCATCATCGGACCGAACGGCGCCGGCAAGACCACGGTGTTCAACTGCATCACCGCGTTCGTGAAGCCGAGCGGCGGCACCGTGGTGCTCGACGGCGCGCGCATCGACGGCCTGCCGGCCCATGTCGTCGCCGCTCACGGCATCGCCCGCACCTACCAGAACGTGCGGCTGTTCGCGAACATGACGGCGATCGAAAACGTGATGGTCGGCCTGCACCGGCGGCTTTCGGTCTCGTTCTGGGGCGTGGTGCTGCGCACCCCCGCCTTCCGGCACGAGGAGGACGCGGCGCGGGAACAGTCGCGGGCGATGCTCGACTTCGTCGGCATTCCCCACCGCGCCGGGACGCTCGCGCGCAACATGCCCTATGGCGACCAGCGGCGGCTTGAGATCGCCCGCGCCCTCGTCAGCCGGCCCACCGTGCTGATGCTCGACGAACCGGCGGCCGGCATGAACCCGGCGGAAGGCGTGGCGCTCGTTCACCTGATCGAGCGCATCCGCAGCGAACTCGGCATCACCGTGATCCTGATCGAGCACCACATGCGCGTCGTCATGGCGATCGCAGACCGCATCACCGTGTTCGACCGCGGCGCGGTGCTGACCGAAGGCACGCCCGCCGAAATCCAGTCCGACGAGCGCGTCATCACCGCCTATCTCGGCCGGCGCGCAACGGCGGCGGACGTCCGCACGGTCGAACGTCTGTCCGAGGAGGAGAGCGTCGCATGA